One Nodularia sp. LEGE 06071 DNA segment encodes these proteins:
- a CDS encoding PAS domain-containing protein: MQIKESTTYQMEAHVSAPSSQSFPDQQQRQQAPGDLEMSQHSQAALQMALAASGLGWWNWNLVTNQTYYDPQWKQLLGYKAEEITHHYQSFEQLVHPEDLLKVRQVLQEYLEGYTAKFEIELRMLAKSGEWKWIFSGGRVFQWDEFGNPLWMTGTHRDITQEKLFQESLQQYQKQEQLLKTIRKHINSCSQLNVLLPTVLQEMRQFLQIDQALIYSIQPNGRGEVVFESVATPLASLKDTAIQVSIPQRDLEAFQSSIREETHTVPKLSSQINFLNKFDIKSNLVFPIFLKEQEHEYPESLPNKFWGLLIIYDCCHNRQWQKWEIDAITQISQEIGISIQQYQLWEQVKSEITKGEFAEAQVREKSAQLQIIQEQLLQNDQMANLGQIVVEMANEIDNPINFIYSHLHPTSQYAEDLIKLIELYQYYYPKPKSEITSYLQHFDLSLIKTDFFKLLWSMRSGSERIQEIVSALRNFSNFDAGKMQKSNLHEGLDSVIRILQHRLKQQQDRPGIEVIKDFGELPLIECYPGELNQVFMNILNNAIDALEERMKQDYSLIPQICIRTEVVSRHLTLVHSKEPHTLEQALAKKQKVVIHIYDNGKGILPHIKRRIFEPFFTTKPMGKAKGLGLAISQKIIVEKHHGQLRCNSQLGQGTEFVIEINTTAKHYGDMRRHAGF; encoded by the coding sequence ATGCAGATCAAAGAATCCACCACCTACCAGATGGAAGCTCATGTTTCAGCGCCCTCCTCTCAAAGTTTCCCAGATCAACAGCAACGGCAACAAGCCCCAGGAGACTTAGAAATGAGCCAGCACTCACAAGCAGCTTTACAAATGGCATTAGCCGCCAGTGGTCTGGGTTGGTGGAATTGGAATTTAGTTACTAACCAAACCTACTATGACCCTCAGTGGAAGCAACTTTTAGGATATAAAGCTGAAGAAATTACCCATCACTATCAATCCTTTGAGCAACTTGTACATCCAGAGGATTTGTTGAAAGTCCGCCAGGTATTGCAAGAGTATCTGGAAGGATACACAGCTAAGTTTGAAATTGAATTGAGAATGTTAGCTAAATCCGGCGAGTGGAAGTGGATTTTCTCTGGTGGTCGAGTATTTCAGTGGGATGAATTTGGTAACCCATTATGGATGACAGGGACACACAGGGATATTACCCAAGAGAAATTATTCCAGGAAAGTTTGCAACAGTACCAAAAGCAGGAACAGTTGTTGAAAACCATCCGAAAACACATAAATTCCTGTTCTCAATTGAATGTTTTGCTACCAACTGTACTACAAGAAATGCGACAGTTTCTGCAAATTGACCAGGCATTAATTTACTCTATTCAACCTAACGGTAGGGGTGAAGTCGTTTTTGAATCCGTAGCCACACCCTTAGCATCTTTGAAAGATACAGCTATTCAAGTTTCCATACCTCAGAGGGATTTAGAAGCATTCCAATCAAGCATCAGAGAAGAAACTCATACAGTACCTAAATTATCTAGTCAAATTAATTTTCTGAATAAATTTGACATTAAAAGCAATTTAGTATTTCCGATTTTCTTAAAAGAACAAGAGCATGAATATCCAGAATCTTTACCAAATAAATTCTGGGGACTGTTAATTATTTATGACTGTTGTCATAACCGTCAGTGGCAGAAATGGGAAATAGATGCCATCACACAAATCAGTCAAGAAATAGGAATATCTATTCAGCAATATCAACTCTGGGAACAAGTTAAAAGTGAAATTACCAAAGGTGAGTTTGCTGAGGCACAAGTCAGAGAAAAATCAGCACAACTGCAAATTATCCAAGAGCAACTATTACAGAATGACCAAATGGCTAATCTCGGTCAAATTGTAGTAGAAATGGCTAACGAAATTGATAATCCTATTAACTTTATTTATAGTCATCTTCATCCCACTAGTCAGTATGCTGAAGATTTAATTAAACTAATTGAACTATATCAATATTATTATCCCAAACCGAAGTCGGAAATTACCTCATATTTGCAACATTTCGACCTGAGTCTCATTAAAACAGATTTTTTTAAGTTGCTCTGGTCAATGCGATCTGGATCTGAGCGGATTCAAGAAATTGTTTCGGCTCTGCGGAATTTCTCTAATTTTGATGCAGGTAAAATGCAAAAATCCAACCTACATGAAGGACTGGATAGTGTGATCAGAATCTTGCAGCATCGCCTCAAACAACAGCAAGATAGACCAGGAATTGAAGTCATTAAAGATTTTGGAGAATTACCTTTAATCGAGTGTTATCCTGGAGAGCTAAATCAGGTATTCATGAATATTTTAAATAATGCCATTGATGCTTTAGAAGAAAGGATGAAACAAGACTATTCCCTGATTCCCCAAATTTGCATTCGGACAGAAGTGGTGAGCCGTCATTTAACATTAGTCCATAGTAAGGAACCCCACACGCTTGAGCAAGCACTTGCGAAGAAGCAAAAAGTTGTGATTCATATTTATGACAATGGTAAGGGAATACTTCCTCATATTAAAAGGCGGATATTTGAACCTTTCTTTACTACTAAACCAATGGGTAAAGCTAAGGGATTAGGACTAGCAATTAGTCAAAAAATTATTGTGGAAAAACATCATGGTCAACTTAGATGTAATTCTCAATTAGGTCAAGGTACAGAGTTTGTGATTGAAATAAATACAACAGCGAAACACTATGGTGACATGAGAAGACACGCCGGTTTTTAG
- a CDS encoding M61 family metallopeptidase: MTEATAPCIEIGLQETVPMIHYLVAMPQPETHLFEVTLQLINHSSTILDLKMPVWTPGSYLVREYAKNLQYFAAFAGDKPLPWRKISKNHWQVNTSGVSELTVRYRMFANELSVRTNHLDTTHGYFNGAALFFRLPGWELLPIQITVVPPYPDWRVTTSLAPVGDQAYTFLADDFDTLVDSPVEIGSHQSYYFEVLGKPHELAVWGEGNLQSQQAIADIQKVIEVEAQMFGGLPYERYIFLLHLFAQAYGGLEHKNCCSLIYQRFGFRSQDKYERFVQLVAHEFFHLWNVKRIRPKGLEVFDYEQENYTPSLWFCEGTTSYYDLLIPLRAGIYDAKSYLSHLSKEITRFLTTPGRKVQPLAESSFDTWIKLYRPDANSNNSQMSYYLKGEMVSLLLDLLIRARHGNQRSLDDVMRQMWWKFGQPEIGYTPEQLQEVIESVAGVDLADFFESYINSTDELPFNQYLEPFGLHLIAEREEEPYLGLKAKTENGREVIKFVEVGSPAQLAGIDAGDELLAIEGIRLTAHQLSDRLKDYQPNETIEVTIFHQDELRTYSVTLDTPRPTKFQIVPVHNPDPSQKENGAGWLGAPIVTLR; encoded by the coding sequence ATGACCGAAGCAACAGCACCTTGTATCGAGATTGGCCTCCAGGAAACAGTACCGATGATTCATTACCTGGTGGCAATGCCTCAACCAGAAACGCATCTGTTTGAGGTGACATTACAGCTAATCAACCACTCATCGACAATTCTTGACTTGAAAATGCCTGTATGGACACCAGGCTCATACTTAGTGCGAGAATACGCCAAAAATTTACAATATTTTGCTGCTTTTGCTGGGGATAAGCCTTTGCCTTGGCGAAAAATTAGTAAAAACCATTGGCAGGTGAATACAAGTGGTGTTTCAGAGTTAACTGTGCGTTACCGGATGTTTGCCAATGAGCTATCGGTACGGACGAATCATTTGGATACGACCCACGGCTATTTCAACGGTGCTGCATTGTTTTTTAGACTCCCTGGTTGGGAGCTTCTACCAATTCAGATTACCGTTGTACCACCATACCCAGATTGGCGAGTCACGACTTCTTTAGCACCAGTTGGCGATCAAGCCTATACTTTTTTGGCTGATGATTTTGACACCCTTGTGGATAGCCCTGTGGAAATTGGTAGCCACCAATCATATTACTTTGAGGTTTTGGGAAAGCCCCATGAACTGGCAGTTTGGGGAGAGGGCAATTTACAATCACAGCAAGCAATTGCCGATATCCAAAAAGTTATCGAAGTGGAAGCGCAAATGTTTGGGGGTCTGCCCTACGAAAGATATATTTTTCTGCTGCATTTATTTGCCCAAGCTTATGGAGGTTTGGAGCATAAAAACTGTTGCTCATTAATTTACCAGCGTTTTGGGTTTCGCTCTCAGGATAAGTACGAGCGCTTTGTGCAATTGGTGGCACATGAATTTTTTCACTTATGGAATGTCAAGCGCATTCGCCCCAAAGGTTTGGAAGTTTTTGATTACGAGCAGGAAAACTATACACCTTCTTTGTGGTTCTGTGAGGGAACTACAAGTTACTACGACTTACTGATTCCTTTGCGGGCTGGCATTTATGATGCTAAGTCCTATTTAAGTCATTTGAGTAAGGAAATTACCAGATTTCTGACTACGCCAGGGCGCAAGGTGCAACCACTGGCTGAGTCGAGTTTTGATACTTGGATTAAACTTTATCGTCCAGATGCCAATAGTAACAATTCCCAAATGTCCTACTATTTGAAGGGGGAAATGGTTTCTTTGTTACTAGATTTGCTGATTAGAGCGCGTCATGGGAATCAGCGATCGCTTGATGATGTGATGCGGCAAATGTGGTGGAAATTTGGGCAACCAGAAATTGGCTACACTCCGGAACAGTTGCAGGAGGTAATTGAATCGGTGGCGGGTGTGGATTTGGCTGATTTCTTTGAATCCTACATTAATAGCACTGACGAATTACCTTTTAATCAATACCTGGAACCTTTCGGTTTGCATCTGATCGCGGAACGAGAAGAAGAACCTTATTTAGGTTTGAAGGCAAAAACTGAAAATGGGCGAGAAGTGATTAAATTTGTGGAAGTGGGTTCACCTGCACAACTGGCAGGAATTGATGCGGGCGATGAGTTATTGGCTATTGAGGGTATCCGATTAACAGCTCATCAATTGAGCGATCGCCTCAAAGATTACCAACCAAACGAGACGATTGAAGTCACAATTTTCCATCAAGATGAATTACGCACCTATTCAGTTACCCTTGATACACCACGTCCGACTAAGTTTCAGATTGTCCCAGTACATAATCCCGATCCCTCGCAGAAGGAGAATGGTGCAGGGTGGTTAGGCGCACCGATAGTGACTCTTCGTTGA
- a CDS encoding AAA-like domain-containing protein: MTIDEVVLLLKASQVNGLTTLQEMILRSSWEGKTYTSIAFEAHYGGERVRKVAAHLWQLLSDFWREPINKSNFRQTLSSRRLSKSHQQLIKEFNRAATAISLESPHGPVSLASRFYISRSPVEELAYAEIATPGSVICIQAPQKMGKSSLILRVIARATHQGFRTVNLDFQQAEQAVFSSLDKFLRWLCANVSRELQLEPKLHDYWDEDMGSKVSCTIYFQKYLLSAVKSPVVLVLNEVDWVFEYPEIAGEFLPLVRSWYEQSKMVEIWQKLRLVLVYSQEILVPLKLTKSPFNMGLLIKIPTFTTEQVEDLAQRHGLDWENSQNTESLMAMVGGHPYLIRLALYHLVGRGGLEGNLQELLQKAATAAGIYHEYLRQYVLVLQGEPELATAFYEVITTINSVKLEPVIAYKLHSMGLVNLEGDRCTPACELYRLYFRGQLTTVEDLTISNELGSLHCSDRSV, encoded by the coding sequence ATGACTATAGATGAAGTCGTATTGCTACTAAAAGCCAGTCAAGTCAATGGTTTGACGACACTCCAAGAGATGATACTGCGCTCTTCGTGGGAGGGAAAAACTTATACGAGTATAGCCTTTGAAGCTCACTACGGGGGAGAGCGTGTGCGGAAAGTTGCGGCTCATTTATGGCAATTGTTAAGCGATTTTTGGCGAGAACCCATTAATAAATCTAACTTCCGTCAAACGTTGTCATCTCGCCGTCTGAGCAAATCCCATCAGCAGTTAATTAAGGAGTTCAACCGCGCTGCAACTGCCATATCGTTGGAATCTCCTCATGGCCCGGTTTCCCTTGCTTCTAGATTCTATATTTCGCGATCGCCAGTTGAAGAACTTGCCTATGCAGAAATAGCTACACCAGGAAGTGTTATCTGCATCCAAGCCCCTCAGAAAATGGGCAAAAGTTCTCTGATTCTCAGGGTGATCGCCAGGGCTACTCATCAAGGCTTTCGCACTGTAAATTTGGATTTTCAGCAAGCAGAACAAGCAGTTTTTAGCAGTTTGGATAAGTTTTTGCGCTGGTTGTGTGCCAATGTCAGCCGGGAGTTACAGCTAGAACCAAAACTTCATGATTACTGGGATGAGGATATGGGTAGTAAAGTTAGCTGCACGATCTATTTCCAAAAGTATTTGCTGTCTGCTGTCAAAAGTCCTGTGGTTTTGGTATTGAACGAAGTCGATTGGGTATTTGAGTATCCTGAGATTGCTGGGGAATTTCTGCCATTAGTGCGTTCTTGGTACGAACAGTCCAAAATGGTGGAAATTTGGCAAAAACTCCGCCTGGTATTAGTTTATTCTCAAGAAATTCTGGTTCCTCTAAAACTGACGAAATCCCCATTCAATATGGGTTTGCTAATTAAGATCCCAACTTTTACAACAGAGCAAGTAGAGGATTTAGCACAACGTCACGGATTAGATTGGGAAAATAGTCAGAATACTGAAAGTTTAATGGCAATGGTAGGGGGACATCCTTATTTAATTAGATTGGCTTTGTATCACCTTGTGGGTAGGGGAGGGTTAGAAGGGAATCTACAAGAACTGCTACAAAAAGCAGCAACGGCGGCGGGAATTTATCACGAGTATTTAAGACAGTATGTCTTGGTATTGCAAGGGGAGCCAGAATTGGCAACTGCTTTCTATGAGGTAATTACGACGATAAATTCTGTGAAATTGGAGCCAGTCATCGCATATAAATTACATAGTATGGGGCTAGTGAACCTGGAAGGCGATCGCTGTACTCCTGCGTGTGAGTTGTATCGTTTATATTTTCGCGGACAACTGACCACGGTTGAGGATTTAACTATCTCCAATGAATTGGGAAGCCTACACTGTAGCGACAGATCAGTGTAG